The following proteins are encoded in a genomic region of Aythya fuligula isolate bAytFul2 chromosome 34, bAytFul2.pri, whole genome shotgun sequence:
- the LOC116500324 gene encoding olfactory receptor 150-like: MGEGQIDNWTSPMDFLLLGLGNVPELQSPLFFLTFMIYSVTMAGNILIIVLVVAVQHLHTPMYFFLVNLSSLETCYSSTILPRLLASFLTGDGTISAHGCITQFYFFGSFVTSECYLLAAMSYDRYLAICQPLLYASFMTWKVCIQMAAGSWLMGFLLSAVVIYLLSQLKFCGPKAIDHFFCDLIPLLELSCSETRVVTLVTFMLSLLDLVFPFLFMLASYVCIIAAILRIPSRVSRQKAFSTCSSHLTVITVFYGTLIIVYMMSRSVSLRQLNKVLSFFYTILTPLVNPLIYSLRNREVREALSKGLRKAVVCIQRS, from the coding sequence ATGGGGGAAGGACAGATTGACAATTGGACATCACCAATGgattttctgctgctgggaCTGGGAAATGTCCCTGAACTCCAGTCACCACTTTTCTTCCTGACATTCATGATCTACTCAGTCACCATGGCTGGGAACATCCTCATCATCgtgctggtggtggcagtgcAGCATCtgcacacccccatgtacttcttcctggTCAACCTGTCCTCCTTGGAGACCTGCTACAGCTCCACCATCCTGCCCCGGCTGCTGGCCAGCTTCCTGACGGGGGACGGGACCATCTCTGCTCATGGCTGTATTACTCAGTTCTACTTCTTTGGCTCCTTTGTAACATCTGAGTGTTACCTGCTGGCAGCCATGTCCTATGATCGATACTTGGCCAtctgccagcccctgctctaTGCAAGCTTCATGACCTGGAAGGTCTGTATCCAGATGGCAGCTGGATCTTGGTTAATGGGttttctgctgtctgctgtAGTCATATACCTCTTATCTCAGCTGAAGTTCTGTGGCCCCAAGGCAATTGACCACTTCTTCTGTGACCTTATCCCACTGCTAGAGCTCTCCTGCAGTGAAACCAGAGTGGTCACGCTTGTAACTTTTATGCTGTCTCTCCTAGATctggttttccctttcttgtttATGCTGGCCTCCTATGTGTGCATCATAGCTGCCATCCTGAGAATCCCATCCAGAGTGAGCAGGCAGAAGGCCTTTTCCACTTGCTCCTCTCACCTCACTGTCATCACTGTTTTCTATGGCACCCTCATCATTGTCTATATGATGTCCCGATCAGTCTCGCTAAGGCAACTCAACAAAGTGCTCTCCTTCTTCTACACTATCCTCACGCCCCTGGTCAATCCCCTCATTTACAGCCTGAGGAACAGGGAGGTCAGGGAGGCCCTGAGCAAAGGGCTTAGGAAAGCTGTGGTCTGCATACAGAGATCATAG